One stretch of Echeneis naucrates chromosome 11, fEcheNa1.1, whole genome shotgun sequence DNA includes these proteins:
- the prrt1 gene encoding proline-rich transmembrane protein 1, protein MSSEKHGLDDSGRQTMQPPPYLPGPQDPNVPQHPNMPPAPGTQPSYPPPPPPPGSEGYLQETQFHCGPLGPPGAPQGYTVQTHGPTGSMPHPPVGYIHPGYPLQLQPCTAYVPVYPMASGQPYMPPGGTHPAIPPGQIHPMQMPPSITLMDRRPPHDYLPIAVLTTVCCFWPTGIIAIIKAVQVRTAIARGDMVTAEIASREARNFSFISLAVGIASIVLCTILTVVVIIASQHHDDDWEP, encoded by the exons GTCTCGATGACTCTGGCCGTCAGACCATGCAGCCTCCCCCGTACCTCCCCGGCCCGCAAGACCCCAACGTACCCCAGCACCCCAACATGCCTCCTGCGCCGGGCACCCAGCCCAGCTAcccccctccgcctcctcctccggGCTCAGAGGGCTACCTCCAAGAAACCCAGTTCCACTGCGGCCCGCTGGGACCTCCTGGGGCCCCTCAGGGTTACACCGTCCAGACCCACGGACCCACGGGCAGCATGCCTCACCCCCCTGTCGGATACATCCACCCGGGCTACCCGCTTCAGCTGCAGCCCTGCACGGCCTACGTACCTGTCTACCCCATGGCATCG ggtCAGCCCTACATGCCACCTGGAGGAACCCACCCAGCAATCCCCCCGGGCCAGATTCATCCCATGCAAATGCCACCCAGCATCACCCTAATGGACCGCCGGCCGCCACACGACTACCTGCCCATTGCCGTGCTCACCACCGTCTGCTGCTTCTGGCCGACAGGCATCATTGCGATCATCAAAGCAGTGCAG GTGCGTACGGCGATAGCCAGAGGGGATATGGTGACGGCGGAGATAGCCTCTCGTGAGGCACGCAACTTCTCCTTCATCAGCCTGGCCGTTGGCATCGCCTCCATTGTGCTGTGCACCATCCTCACCGTGGTGGTCATCATCGCCTCGCAGCACCACGACGACGACTGGGAGCCGTAA
- the tmem268 gene encoding transmembrane protein 268: MADKNGVHHIVESEVDVQVTQTTAQPHDTNNRPSWSNGQVVVSVRSSSALNPTFDLSLCRAKLENDGFRIPVADMEAPLETALDVPSVRRYMVFNSALFHFVMAPVLYVVLWCAVFSTLHLYITVSDYWVLCLSVSLISIFLTTTIIFILHHSNGEINMNSDVRLIQVNERMVKHKLLVAVADWVQNCAGNMQLYFVYWDMSPCLRALTETLEEVNDTQNKLKRKLSHLVLVSEFTPADPEVGGSDGEHDSDEQTPLLQHEDAGCPAASSRRGGAKVTTNYSLIPNASLPAQTRAYQLLMTYSAAYVKLLVSERLSGPSNHRLRSRRNHCTAAPLCLCQYIKKKILR; the protein is encoded by the exons ATGGCGGACAAAAATGGAGTTCATCATATCGTGGAGAGTGAGGTGGATGTCCaagtcacacaaacaacagctcAACCACACGACACCAACAACAGACCCAGCTGGTCGAACG GTCAGGTTGTTGTGTCAGTGCGGAGCTCTTCAGCATTAAACCCCACTTTTGATCTGTCGCTTTGTCGTGCCAAATTGGAGAACGACGGCTTCCGG ATTCCAGTTGCAGATATGGAGGCTCCACTGGAAACAGCTCTGGATGTCCCTTCAGTCAGGAGATACATGGTTTTTAATTCAGCCCTCTTCCACTTTGTAATGGCACCG GTGCTGTATGTGGTGCTGTGGTGTGCTGTGTTCTCCACGCTCCACCTTTACATCACTGTCAGTGACTACTGggtcctctgtctctctgtcagcttgaTCTCCATCTtcctcaccaccaccatcatcttcatcctccaccACAGTAACGGGGAG ATCAACATGAACTCAGACGTCCGGTTGATCCAGGTGAATGAGAGGATGGTGAAACACAAGCTGCTGGTGGCCGTAGCCGACTGGGTGCAGAACTGTGCTGGAAACATGCAG TTGTACTTTGTGTACTGGGACATGTCCCCCTGTCTGAGGGCGCTGACTGAAACTTTAGAAGAGGTGAATGACACCCAG AACAAACTTAAGAGGAAACTGTCCCATCTCGTCCTCGTGAGCGAGTTCACGCCTGCTGACCCAGAGGTCGGCGGCTCAGATGGGGAGCACGACTCAGACGAACAGACGCCTCTGCTCCAACATGAGGATGCAGGCTGCCCTGCTGCGTCAAGCCGGAGGGGCGGTGCCAAAGTCACTACCAACTACAGCCTCATCCCGAATGCATCGTTACCTGCTCAG ACTAGAGCCTACCAGCTTCTGATGACATACAGTGCAGCCTATGTGAAGCTGCTGGTGTCTGAGAGGCTGTCAGGACCTTCGAATCACCGGCTACGTTCCCGGAGGAATCACTGCACCGCCGCCCCTCTGTGCCTCTGCCAATACATCAAGAAGAAGATCCTCCGGTGA
- the neu1 gene encoding sialidase-1 yields MDERKWVAVLSFLLSAMFSLGVYAISPGEIDPLVYDEQLLWVSGAQGEVNTYRIPLLTFTAKGNLLAFAEARKHSSSDVGAKFIAIRRSTDKGATWSPTSFIVDDGTHPDGLSLGSVVVDEEVGSVILIYSVCFHLYLCSPSSTMMVESLDDGLSWSKPRNLSEQLGSKNFAAGPGFGIQKRYNPAKGRLVVCGHGTIEGDGVFCILSDDHGRKWYNGAALKSIPYNQKKKPQDFNPDECQPVEMMDGSIVINVRNQNNYHCRCRVVVRSHDGGLSLPIDDLYFDYTLVDPAIAAGALQKDGVLYFTNPSNEQHRINLTLRWSLTNGTSWENKAVQIWAGPSGYSCMTSLDSGSAEDRKYIFVIYEKGHKDYDETVSFAKIHLYGGF; encoded by the exons ATGGACGAAAGAAAATGGGTCGCTGTGTTGTCGTTCCTTCTCTCTGCCATGTTTTCTCTCGGTGTTTATGCCATCAGCCCCGGAGAG ATTGACCCCCTGGTGTATGATGAGCAGCTGCTGTGGGTAAGTGGAGCCCAGGGGGAAGTCAACACCTACAGGATCCCGCTGCTCACCTTCACAGCCAAGGGAAACCTACTGGCCTTCGCCGAGGCCAGGAAACACTCATCCAGCGACGTTGGTGCAAAGTTCATTGCCATCCGGCGGTCCACAGACAAAG GTGCCACATGGTCCCCGACCTCATTTATTGTTGACGATGGGACACACCCGGACGGCCTGAGCCTGGGCTCTGTGGTGGTGGACGAGGAGGTGGGATCGGTGATCCTGATCTACAGTGTGTGCTTCCACCTCTACCTCTGCAGCCCATCCAGCACAATGATGGTGGAGAGTTTGGACGATGGCCTTAGCTGGAGCAAGCCCAGAAACCTCTCAGAGCAGCTTGGGTCGAAGAACTTTGCTGCTGGTCCGGGCTTCGGCATCCAG aAGCGTTATAATCCAGCAAAGGGGAGGTTGGTGGTTTGTGGTCATGGAACAATCGAGGGGGATGGCGTTTTCTGCATCTTGAGTGATGACCATGGCCGTAAATGGTACAACGGTGCAGCGCTGAAAAGCATCCCCTACAACCAGAAGAAGAAACCACAGGACTTCAACCCTGATGAGTGCCAG CCAGTTGAGATGATGGACGGCAGCATCGTCATCAATGTGCGGAACCAGAACAATTATCACTGCAGGTGTCGTGTGGTCGTGCGCAGCCATGACGGGGGATTATCGCTGCCAATAGATGATCTGTACTTCGACTATACGCTGGTGGATCCCGCAATAGCAGCTGGAGCTCTACAGAAAGATGGAGTGCTGTACTTCACAAACCCTTCCAACGAGCAACACA GAATTAACCTAACCTTACGTTGGTCGCTAACCAATGGTACGTCTTGGGAGAATAAAGCTGTCCAGATATGGGCAGGACCAAGTGGCTACTCCTGCATGACGTCACTGGACAGTGGTTCAGCTGAAGACCGGAAGTATATCTTTGTCATTTATGAAAAGGGCCACAAAGACTATGACGAGACTGTCTCGTTTGCCAAGATCCACCTGTATGGTGGCTTTTAG